The Candidatus Mycolicibacterium alkanivorans genome contains a region encoding:
- a CDS encoding sensor histidine kinase: MSVVSVALLVTVAALVALALGLGIGVALSPRRREHQQRRAVSDAGITVSQMLQYVVSLAPIGMVVVDGLRDVVLINDRAVELGLVRDRLLDERAWKAAQRTLATGEDVEVDLSPPRRAAAGRSGLSVRGHVRLLSDQAPRFAVVYLDDQSEQARMEASRRDFVANVSHELKTPVAAMGVLAEALLESADDPETAQRFGEKILTESQRLASMVGELIELSRLQGAEPLPDLESVDVDTVVSEAISRHKVAADSADITVTTDAPSGFRVLGDEALLVMALANLISNAIAYSPDGSNVSISRRRRGDNIEIAVTDRGIGIARADQERVFERFFRVDKARSRATGGTGLGLAIVKHVAANHNGSIRLWSQPGTGSTFTLSIPAYPDTDDEANREARDEEAVAR, encoded by the coding sequence GTGAGTGTTGTTTCGGTGGCACTACTGGTCACCGTCGCGGCGCTGGTGGCGCTCGCCCTCGGCCTCGGTATCGGGGTCGCACTCAGCCCACGCCGTCGCGAGCACCAGCAGCGACGCGCGGTCAGCGACGCGGGCATCACGGTGTCGCAGATGCTGCAGTACGTCGTCTCGCTGGCGCCGATCGGCATGGTGGTGGTCGACGGCCTGCGCGACGTGGTGCTCATCAATGACCGAGCCGTGGAGCTCGGTCTGGTGCGTGACCGGCTACTCGACGAACGGGCGTGGAAAGCGGCCCAGCGCACCCTGGCCACCGGCGAGGACGTCGAAGTCGACCTGTCCCCACCGCGGCGGGCGGCTGCGGGACGTTCCGGGCTGTCGGTGCGCGGCCACGTCCGGCTGCTCAGCGACCAGGCCCCGCGGTTCGCCGTGGTGTACCTCGACGACCAATCCGAGCAGGCTCGCATGGAGGCCAGCCGCCGCGACTTCGTGGCCAACGTCAGCCACGAACTGAAGACCCCGGTGGCCGCGATGGGTGTGCTGGCCGAGGCGCTGCTGGAGTCCGCCGACGACCCCGAGACTGCGCAACGCTTCGGCGAGAAGATTCTCACCGAATCCCAGCGGCTGGCCAGCATGGTTGGAGAGCTGATCGAGCTGTCCCGCCTCCAAGGCGCCGAGCCGCTACCGGATCTCGAATCGGTTGACGTGGATACCGTTGTCAGCGAAGCGATTTCGCGTCACAAGGTGGCGGCTGACAGCGCTGACATCACGGTCACCACCGACGCCCCGAGCGGTTTCCGGGTGCTCGGCGACGAGGCGCTGCTCGTGATGGCGCTGGCCAACCTGATCTCCAACGCCATCGCCTACTCGCCCGACGGTTCCAATGTCTCGATCAGCAGGCGCCGCCGCGGTGACAACATCGAGATCGCGGTCACCGACCGCGGCATCGGCATCGCCCGCGCCGATCAGGAGCGGGTCTTCGAGCGCTTCTTCCGGGTCGACAAGGCGCGCTCGCGCGCGACCGGCGGCACCGGCCTCGGGCTGGCCATCGTCAAACACGTGGCGGCCAACCACAACGGCAGTATCCGGCTGTGGAGCCAGCCGGGCACCGGCTCGACGTTCACCCTGTCCATACCCGCCTATCCAGATACCGACGACGAGGCCAACCGAGAGGCCCGTGACGAGGAGGCAGTAGCCAGATGA
- a CDS encoding phosphoglyceromutase: MASDTSATLILLRHGESEWNALNLFTGWVDVDLTDKGRAEAVRGGKLMAEQGLLPDVLYTSLLRRAITTAHLALDAADRLWIPVLRNWRLNERHYGALQGLDKAETKAKYGEEQFMKWRRSYDTPPPPIERGSKYSQDADPRYADIGGGPLTECLADVVARFVPYFEQTIVPDLRAGKTVLIAAHGNSLRALVKYLDRMSDEDIVGLNIPTGIPLRYDLDAELKPLIAGGTYLDPEAAAAGAAAVASQGAK, encoded by the coding sequence ATGGCTTCGGATACTTCGGCGACGCTGATCCTGCTCCGGCACGGCGAAAGCGAATGGAATGCGCTGAACCTGTTCACCGGCTGGGTCGATGTCGACCTGACCGACAAGGGCCGCGCGGAGGCGGTACGCGGCGGCAAGCTGATGGCCGAGCAGGGCTTGCTGCCCGACGTGCTGTACACCTCGCTGCTGCGGCGTGCTATCACTACCGCACACCTGGCGCTGGATGCCGCCGATCGGCTGTGGATTCCGGTCCTGCGCAACTGGCGCCTCAACGAGCGCCACTACGGCGCACTGCAGGGCCTAGACAAGGCCGAGACCAAGGCCAAATACGGCGAAGAGCAGTTCATGAAGTGGCGGCGAAGCTATGATACCCCGCCGCCGCCCATCGAGAGGGGAAGCAAGTACAGCCAGGACGCTGACCCGCGTTACGCCGACATCGGCGGGGGCCCGCTCACCGAGTGCCTGGCCGACGTGGTCGCGCGGTTCGTGCCGTACTTCGAGCAGACGATCGTTCCCGACCTGCGGGCCGGCAAGACGGTGCTCATCGCCGCGCACGGCAACTCGCTTCGCGCGCTGGTCAAGTACCTCGACAGAATGTCTGACGAGGACATCGTCGGCCTGAACATCCCGACCGGCATCCCGCTGCGGTACGACCTGGACGCCGAACTCAAGCCCCTCATCGCAGGCGGCACCTACCTGGATCCGGAGGCGGCCGCCGCCGGGGCGGCGGCGGTGGCCAGCCAGGGCGCAAAGTAG
- a CDS encoding YbjN domain-containing protein: MNQADVQQIIEKTLIDNDVAYSRFEGARGGRPGLIVELPGERKLKTNTLLSIGEHSVRVEAFVCRQPDENHEGVYRFLLKRNRRLYGVAYTLDNIGDIYLIGRIALDAVSADELDRILGQVLEAVDTDFNTLLELGFKSSIQKEWAWRVARGESLKNLQAFQHLIEDDDAGLGEA; encoded by the coding sequence GTGAATCAGGCGGACGTGCAACAGATCATCGAGAAGACGCTGATCGACAACGACGTGGCGTACTCGCGCTTCGAAGGCGCGCGCGGCGGCCGGCCCGGCCTCATCGTCGAACTGCCCGGCGAGCGCAAGCTGAAGACCAACACGTTGCTGAGCATCGGCGAGCATTCGGTGCGCGTCGAGGCCTTCGTGTGCCGCCAGCCCGACGAGAACCACGAGGGTGTCTACCGCTTCCTACTCAAGCGCAACCGTCGGCTCTACGGGGTGGCGTACACCCTGGACAACATCGGCGACATCTACCTGATCGGGCGTATCGCGCTGGACGCGGTCAGCGCCGATGAGTTGGACCGCATCCTGGGGCAGGTGCTCGAGGCCGTCGACACCGACTTCAACACCCTGCTGGAGCTCGGCTTCAAGTCGTCGATCCAGAAGGAGTGGGCGTGGCGGGTGGCCCGTGGTGAGTCGCTGAAGAACCTGCAGGCGTTCCAACACTTGATCGAAGACGACGATGCAGGCCTCGGAGAGGCCTGA
- the mshA gene encoding D-inositol-3-phosphate glycosyltransferase, with amino-acid sequence MRQARDLSEVSSDVLPRRVAVLSVHTSPLAQPGTGDAGGMNVYVLQTALHLARRGVEVEIFTRATSSADEPVVRAAPGVLVRNVVAGPFEGLDKYDLPTQLCAFTAGVLRAEANHEAGYYDIVHSHYWLSGQVGWLARDRWAVPLAHTSHTLAAVKNAALADGDSPEPPLRAVGEQQVVDEADRLIVNTEDELRQLVSLHNADPARIDVVHPGVDLETFTPGDRRAARAALGLAADQTVVAFIGRIQPLKAPDVLLRAAALLPDGRVLVAGGPSGSGVAEPDALVGLAAELGISDRVTFLPPQSREDLVNVYRAADLVAVPSYSESFGLVAVEAQSCGTPVVAAAVGGLPVAVDDGVSGLLVPGHEPQQWADAIATVVRRDAGELSRAAVEHARKFSWDNTVDGLLASYGRAITDYASTHHRSAARDLLARRSGRRWTMRRGVRV; translated from the coding sequence GTGCGGCAGGCCCGGGATCTGAGCGAAGTCTCGTCCGATGTGCTGCCCCGGCGCGTCGCGGTTCTTTCGGTGCACACCTCCCCGCTGGCCCAGCCCGGCACCGGTGATGCCGGCGGGATGAACGTCTACGTCCTGCAGACCGCACTGCACTTGGCTCGGCGCGGAGTCGAGGTCGAGATCTTCACCAGGGCCACCTCCTCGGCCGACGAACCGGTGGTTCGGGCGGCACCCGGTGTGCTGGTTCGCAACGTGGTGGCCGGGCCCTTCGAGGGTCTCGACAAATACGACCTGCCCACGCAGTTGTGTGCCTTCACCGCCGGCGTGCTGCGTGCCGAGGCCAACCACGAGGCGGGCTACTACGACATCGTGCACTCGCACTACTGGCTGTCCGGCCAGGTGGGTTGGCTGGCGCGGGATCGCTGGGCCGTCCCACTGGCGCACACGTCGCACACCCTGGCCGCGGTCAAGAACGCGGCGCTGGCCGACGGTGACTCACCGGAGCCGCCGCTGCGCGCTGTCGGCGAACAGCAGGTGGTCGACGAAGCCGACCGGTTGATCGTCAACACCGAAGACGAACTGCGCCAATTGGTTTCGCTGCATAACGCCGATCCCGCTCGGATCGACGTCGTGCATCCAGGGGTGGACCTCGAGACGTTCACACCAGGTGACCGGCGCGCAGCGCGCGCCGCGCTCGGACTGGCCGCCGACCAGACGGTGGTCGCGTTCATCGGACGCATCCAGCCGTTGAAGGCGCCAGATGTGTTGTTGCGTGCCGCGGCTCTACTGCCCGACGGGCGAGTTCTGGTGGCGGGCGGTCCGTCGGGAAGCGGTGTGGCTGAGCCCGATGCCCTGGTGGGGCTGGCGGCCGAACTGGGCATCTCCGATCGGGTGACATTCCTGCCGCCGCAGTCGCGCGAAGACCTGGTCAACGTCTACCGTGCCGCGGATCTGGTTGCGGTGCCGAGCTATTCGGAGTCGTTCGGGCTCGTCGCGGTCGAGGCGCAGTCGTGTGGGACACCGGTTGTGGCCGCGGCGGTGGGCGGGCTGCCGGTGGCGGTGGACGACGGTGTCAGCGGATTGCTGGTGCCCGGTCACGAACCGCAGCAGTGGGCCGACGCGATCGCGACGGTAGTGCGGCGCGACGCCGGCGAGCTCAGCCGCGCTGCCGTCGAACATGCGCGAAAGTTCTCCTGGGACAACACCGTTGACGGTCTGCTGGCAAGCTATGGCCGGGCGATCACCGACTACGCGAGCACCCACCACCGCAGCGCTGCCCGTGATCTGCTGGCCCGCCGGAGCGGCAGGCGCTGGACCATGCGCAGGGGAGTGCGGGTGTGA
- a CDS encoding ROK family protein, protein MRTTALSSHSPARTTAGRPHPLRTRHHIIAPSLRIPDAATAAVFAAVRQRGAIARDVIAQVTKLSIATVNRQVTALLDAGVLRERADLAVSGAIGRPRVPVEVNHEPFLTLGIHIGARTTSIVATDLFGRTLDAVETPTPRAGQAQALASLAASARRYLSRWHRRRPLWIGVATGGVVDSTTGHVDHPRLGWSQAPVGPVLAETLGLPVSVASHVDAMAGAELLLGMRRPPQPSSSSLYVYARETVGFALVIGGRVHSPTSGPGTIAALPVQSEILGGTGQLESTVSDEAVLAAARKRGIIAAAGPGASPAALLRVARQGDQPAAVAARDLLGERARALGGAVALLRDMLNPDEVIVGGQAFTEYPEGMQLVEAAFAERTVLPPRDIRVTAFGNRVQEAGAGIVSLGGLYADPIGALRRAQNRRPDVSA, encoded by the coding sequence GTGCGTACCACCGCCCTTTCCTCCCACAGCCCGGCTCGCACCACTGCTGGCCGACCGCATCCGCTGCGGACCCGCCACCACATCATCGCGCCGTCGCTGCGCATCCCCGACGCGGCGACCGCCGCAGTCTTCGCCGCGGTGCGCCAGCGCGGGGCGATCGCCCGCGACGTGATCGCCCAGGTCACCAAGCTGTCGATTGCGACGGTCAACCGCCAGGTCACCGCCCTGCTGGACGCCGGAGTCCTGCGCGAGCGGGCCGACCTGGCCGTCTCCGGCGCCATCGGCCGGCCCCGCGTTCCGGTCGAGGTCAACCACGAGCCGTTTCTGACCCTCGGCATCCACATCGGTGCGCGCACCACGAGCATCGTGGCCACCGACCTGTTCGGCCGCACCCTCGACGCCGTCGAAACCCCCACCCCCCGCGCCGGGCAGGCCCAGGCGCTGGCTTCACTGGCCGCCAGCGCGCGCCGCTATCTGAGCCGCTGGCATCGCCGTCGTCCGCTGTGGATCGGCGTGGCGACCGGCGGCGTGGTCGACAGCACCACCGGCCACGTCGACCATCCCCGGCTCGGCTGGTCGCAGGCTCCGGTCGGTCCGGTGCTGGCCGAAACGCTCGGTCTGCCGGTGTCGGTGGCCTCCCACGTCGACGCGATGGCCGGCGCCGAGTTGCTGTTGGGAATGCGCCGGCCGCCGCAGCCCTCGTCGAGCAGTCTCTACGTATATGCCCGTGAGACAGTGGGTTTCGCGCTGGTGATCGGCGGACGCGTACACAGCCCGACCAGTGGTCCGGGAACCATTGCCGCGCTGCCGGTGCAATCGGAAATCCTCGGTGGCACCGGTCAGCTCGAGTCGACCGTCAGCGACGAGGCCGTGCTGGCGGCTGCCCGCAAGCGCGGGATCATCGCGGCCGCCGGCCCCGGCGCCTCGCCGGCCGCACTGTTGCGTGTCGCACGGCAGGGTGACCAGCCCGCGGCGGTCGCGGCCCGCGATCTGCTCGGCGAGCGGGCCCGTGCGCTGGGCGGAGCGGTGGCACTGTTGCGCGACATGCTCAACCCCGACGAGGTGATCGTCGGCGGCCAGGCCTTCACCGAGTACCCGGAGGGCATGCAACTCGTCGAGGCAGCCTTCGCCGAACGCACGGTGTTGCCGCCCCGCGACATCCGGGTCACTGCCTTCGGCAATCGGGTGCAAGAAGCCGGTGCCGGCATCGTCTCGCTCGGCGGCCTCTACGCCGACCCGATCGGTGCACTGCGTCGCGCGCAGAACCGCCGCCCGGATGTGTCCGCCTGA
- a CDS encoding SDR family NAD(P)-dependent oxidoreductase — protein sequence MTSPDAHSRVAVVTGASAGIGEATARTLAAQGFHVVAVARRGDRIQRLADEIGGTAVVADVTDGAAVEALAAGLTRVDALINNAGGAKGLEPIAEADLENWRWMWETNVMGTLRITRALLPKLIASGDGLIVTVTSIAALEVYDNGGGYTSAKHAQGALHRTLRGELLGKPVRLTEIAPGAVRTEFSLVRFAGDEQRAEAVYNGIEPLVAEDVAEAIGFVASRPSHVNIDQMIIRPRDQASASRFNRRG from the coding sequence ATGACTTCTCCAGATGCCCATTCCCGCGTGGCCGTTGTCACCGGCGCGAGCGCCGGCATTGGAGAGGCAACCGCCAGAACGCTTGCCGCGCAAGGCTTTCACGTTGTCGCCGTGGCTCGTCGCGGTGACCGGATCCAGCGCCTGGCCGATGAGATCGGCGGCACCGCCGTCGTGGCGGACGTCACAGACGGCGCCGCGGTGGAAGCGCTGGCAGCCGGGCTGACCCGGGTGGATGCGCTGATCAACAACGCCGGCGGGGCCAAGGGCCTGGAACCCATCGCCGAGGCGGACCTGGAGAACTGGCGCTGGATGTGGGAGACCAACGTCATGGGCACGCTGCGCATCACCCGCGCGCTGCTGCCCAAGCTGATCGCATCCGGCGACGGCCTGATCGTCACCGTCACCTCGATCGCCGCCCTGGAGGTCTACGACAACGGCGGCGGCTACACCTCGGCCAAGCACGCCCAGGGCGCGCTGCACCGGACCCTGCGCGGTGAACTGCTCGGAAAACCGGTGCGGCTCACCGAGATTGCGCCCGGCGCGGTGCGGACTGAGTTCTCGCTGGTGCGTTTCGCCGGCGACGAGCAGCGCGCCGAGGCGGTCTACAACGGCATCGAGCCGTTGGTGGCCGAGGACGTCGCCGAGGCGATCGGCTTCGTCGCGTCACGCCCGTCGCACGTCAACATCGACCAGATGATCATCCGGCCGCGGGATCAGGCCAGCGCCAGCCGGTTCAACCGCCGGGGGTAA